A window of the Coprobacter fastidiosus genome harbors these coding sequences:
- a CDS encoding dTDP-glucose 4,6-dehydratase has protein sequence MKTYLVTGAAGFIGANFVKYMLKKYEDIHIVILDKLTYAGNLGTIKTELKDPRVKFVKGDIGNEELVSYIFAENDIDYVVNFAAESHVDRSITNPQLFLQTNILGTQNLLECAKKAWMTGKDADGYPTYREGKKYLQVSTDEVYGSLNKDFVDPQPLVIKDEAVKSVVKGRSAIHTYGKYFFTEDTPLDPRSPYSSSKTGADLIVRAYHETYKFPVNITRCSNNYGPYHFPEKLIPLIIKNILEGKKLPVYGKGENVRDWLYVEDHAKAIDMVLNSGRIGEVYNIGGFNEEQNVNIVKLIIDTVVRLMKEEPHYQKVLRTDISNINYDLIIYVGDRLGHDMRYAIDPSKTAKELGWYPETPFTEGIEKTIRWYLENQDWVEEVASGDYQKYYEQMYGHKN, from the coding sequence ATGAAAACATACTTGGTAACGGGAGCAGCCGGGTTTATTGGTGCAAATTTTGTAAAGTACATGCTTAAAAAATATGAAGATATTCATATTGTTATTTTAGATAAGTTGACTTATGCCGGTAATTTAGGGACGATAAAGACCGAATTGAAAGATCCTCGTGTAAAATTTGTAAAAGGAGATATCGGCAATGAAGAATTGGTTTCTTATATTTTTGCGGAAAATGATATTGATTATGTTGTCAATTTTGCTGCCGAGTCTCATGTAGACAGAAGTATTACAAACCCTCAGTTATTTTTACAGACGAATATTTTGGGAACTCAAAATTTGTTGGAATGTGCTAAAAAAGCATGGATGACAGGTAAAGATGCAGATGGTTATCCGACTTATCGCGAAGGTAAAAAATATTTGCAGGTATCTACTGATGAGGTATATGGATCATTAAATAAAGATTTTGTAGATCCTCAGCCTTTGGTTATTAAAGATGAAGCGGTGAAGTCTGTTGTGAAAGGACGTTCGGCAATACATACTTACGGTAAGTATTTTTTTACGGAAGATACACCTTTAGATCCGCGTTCTCCATATTCATCTTCAAAGACAGGTGCCGATTTGATTGTTAGAGCATATCATGAAACATATAAATTTCCTGTAAATATTACTCGTTGTTCGAACAATTACGGTCCGTATCATTTTCCGGAAAAATTGATACCTTTGATTATTAAAAATATTCTTGAAGGTAAAAAGCTGCCGGTATATGGTAAAGGTGAGAATGTTCGCGATTGGTTATATGTCGAAGATCATGCTAAAGCAATTGATATGGTATTGAATTCGGGAAGAATAGGAGAGGTGTATAATATAGGAGGATTTAATGAAGAACAAAATGTCAATATCGTAAAGCTGATTATCGATACTGTCGTGCGTTTAATGAAGGAAGAACCCCATTATCAAAAAGTTCTTAGAACCGATATTTCGAATATAAATTATGATCTGATTATTTATGTGGGAGACCGTTTGGGGCATGATATGCGTTATGCGATAGACCCTTCGAAAACAGCGAAAGAGTTAGGTTGGTATCCTGAAACTCCATTTACAGAGGGGATTGAGAAGACAATCCGTTGGTATCTTGAGAATCAGGATTGGGTTGAGGAAGTAGCCAGTGGAGACTATCAAAAGTATTATGAACAAATGTACGGACATAAAAATTAA
- a CDS encoding SoxR reducing system RseC family protein, protein MDNTIKHEGIVERIENGIAYVKIIQHSACSGCHVKAACTIADQQEKIIETVCSGCNIKIGERVFIVGNETMSRKALKLAIIYPFFCLFGILCIAYAFSVNELLSGILSIIALIPYYTVLYFRKSKLRKDFIFTLEKE, encoded by the coding sequence ATGGATAATACTATAAAACACGAAGGTATCGTAGAACGAATTGAAAACGGTATTGCTTATGTAAAAATCATACAACATTCCGCATGTTCAGGATGTCATGTCAAAGCAGCTTGTACGATAGCAGATCAACAAGAAAAAATTATTGAAACGGTTTGTTCGGGATGCAATATAAAAATAGGGGAGCGTGTTTTTATAGTCGGAAACGAAACAATGAGCCGAAAGGCTTTAAAACTGGCAATCATATATCCGTTTTTTTGTCTTTTCGGCATACTTTGCATTGCATACGCTTTTTCTGTAAATGAATTGCTATCCGGTATTTTATCCATTATAGCTCTAATACCCTATTACACAGTTCTATATTTTCGTAAAAGCAAACTAAGAAAAGATTTCATATTCACATTGGAGAAAGAATAA
- a CDS encoding Fe-S cluster domain-containing protein, giving the protein MNLVLIATFSLGAIGAISAVILYFVAQKFKVYEDPRNGQVEEVLPGANCGGCGYPGCKGFADACVKAESLDELLCPVGGTPVMAKVAAILGKEVIESTPKVAVIRCNGTCNNRVKTNIYDGAKSCAIEAALYGGDTGCSFGCLGNGDCVKACAFGAIHMNPETGLPEIDDEKCTGCGACVKACPKMIIELRKKGPKSRRIFVSCMNKDKGGIARKACTAACIGCGKCAKECPFDAITVENNLAYIDDNKCRLCRKCEAVCPTGAIHTINFPLRKPAETTVTAET; this is encoded by the coding sequence ATGAATTTAGTATTAATTGCGACTTTTTCACTTGGAGCAATCGGGGCAATAAGTGCTGTTATCCTGTATTTTGTCGCACAAAAATTTAAGGTGTACGAAGATCCTCGAAACGGACAAGTAGAAGAGGTGCTTCCGGGAGCTAACTGCGGAGGATGCGGATACCCCGGATGTAAAGGTTTCGCTGATGCTTGCGTCAAAGCTGAGTCATTGGACGAACTTCTATGCCCCGTAGGGGGTACTCCCGTTATGGCCAAAGTTGCTGCAATTTTAGGTAAAGAAGTAATCGAAAGTACTCCCAAAGTCGCTGTAATCCGTTGTAACGGCACTTGTAACAACAGAGTGAAAACGAATATTTACGATGGGGCTAAAAGTTGTGCTATCGAAGCTGCTCTTTATGGAGGCGACACCGGATGTTCTTTCGGATGCTTGGGAAACGGAGATTGTGTAAAAGCCTGCGCTTTTGGGGCTATACATATGAACCCTGAAACCGGGCTACCCGAAATCGATGACGAAAAATGTACAGGATGCGGTGCATGTGTAAAAGCGTGCCCTAAAATGATTATCGAACTGAGGAAAAAAGGGCCTAAATCACGCCGTATATTTGTCAGTTGCATGAACAAAGACAAAGGTGGTATAGCACGAAAAGCCTGTACTGCCGCATGTATAGGCTGCGGGAAATGTGCTAAAGAATGCCCATTCGACGCGATTACTGTAGAAAATAATCTCGCATATATAGATGATAACAAATGCCGTTTATGCCGTAAATGCGAAGCCGTATGTCCCACCGGGGCAATTCATACAATAAACTTTCCTCTCCGAAAACCGGCAGAAACTACGGTAACTGCCGAAACATAA
- the rsxC gene encoding electron transport complex subunit RsxC, which translates to MLKSFRIGGIHPPENKLSAGKNIQTATLPKQAVILLGQHIGAPAQVVVNKGDSVKVGTLLAKAGGFVSANIHSSVSGTVAKIDQITDTSGYKRPAIFIDVEGDEWEESIDRSKALKKECALSEKEIIQRISDCGIVGLGGATFPTQVKLSPPPGMKASILIINAVECEPYLTSDHQLMMEKTEEILVGIMILKKAVGVEHAVIGIENNKKDAISKMQSLVSSYSGITICPLKVRYPQGGEKQLIDAIIHRQVPSGGLPISTGAVVQNVGTAFAVYEAIQKNKPLFERIVTVTGKSLKSPSNFLVRIGTPIGQLIDAAGGLPDDTEKIVSGGPMMGKAVVSTDIPTTKGCSGILLIQNREAERKEMYPCIRCAKCVAVCPMGLEPNLLAKLSDFSDWEKSEKEHVMDCIECGSCSYTCPAHRPLLDFIRLGKSKVGNIIRNRVVKK; encoded by the coding sequence ATGTTAAAATCATTTCGGATAGGTGGAATACATCCACCGGAAAATAAATTATCTGCCGGAAAAAACATACAAACGGCAACTCTTCCCAAACAAGCTGTAATTCTTTTAGGACAACATATAGGAGCTCCGGCTCAAGTTGTCGTAAACAAAGGTGATTCGGTAAAAGTGGGAACGTTATTGGCAAAAGCCGGAGGTTTTGTTTCCGCTAATATTCACTCTTCTGTTTCCGGAACAGTAGCAAAAATAGATCAGATTACCGATACGTCAGGTTACAAACGCCCGGCAATATTTATTGATGTTGAAGGTGATGAATGGGAAGAAAGTATCGACCGTAGCAAAGCTCTGAAAAAAGAGTGTGCTCTTAGCGAAAAAGAAATAATACAACGAATCAGTGATTGCGGTATCGTAGGACTTGGAGGAGCAACATTTCCTACTCAAGTAAAACTGTCTCCGCCTCCGGGGATGAAAGCATCGATACTGATTATAAATGCCGTAGAATGTGAACCTTATCTCACTTCAGATCATCAATTGATGATGGAAAAAACCGAAGAGATTCTCGTCGGAATCATGATATTGAAAAAAGCGGTTGGAGTAGAACATGCGGTAATCGGAATAGAAAATAATAAAAAAGACGCTATATCCAAGATGCAAAGTCTGGTGTCTTCATATTCCGGAATTACAATTTGTCCACTAAAAGTAAGATACCCGCAAGGAGGTGAAAAACAACTAATTGATGCTATTATCCACCGTCAAGTTCCAAGTGGCGGATTGCCTATCTCTACCGGAGCTGTAGTACAAAACGTAGGAACGGCATTTGCAGTATATGAAGCGATACAAAAGAATAAACCGCTATTCGAACGTATAGTAACCGTAACAGGGAAATCGTTAAAATCTCCGTCTAATTTTCTAGTACGAATAGGAACTCCTATCGGACAACTAATCGATGCTGCCGGAGGATTGCCTGACGACACCGAAAAAATCGTATCCGGAGGTCCTATGATGGGGAAAGCGGTAGTATCGACAGATATACCGACAACAAAAGGCTGTTCCGGTATTCTCCTGATTCAAAATCGAGAAGCCGAAAGAAAAGAAATGTATCCATGTATTCGATGCGCAAAATGTGTAGCTGTATGCCCGATGGGACTCGAACCTAATCTTTTAGCGAAATTATCGGACTTTTCCGATTGGGAAAAATCGGAAAAAGAACATGTCATGGATTGCATCGAATGCGGTTCATGTAGCTACACATGTCCGGCACACCGTCCCTTACTCGATTTTATTCGTTTAGGCAAAAGTAAAGTCGGAAATATTATCCGTAACCGGGTTGTCAAAAAATAA
- a CDS encoding RnfABCDGE type electron transport complex subunit D: MDKKFIISPSPHIHSGNSVEGCMYGVLIALIPAFLVALYFFGLGALIVTVTSVLACVLFEYLIQKYILKGKVTISNGSAILTGVLLAFNVPSNLPVWIIIIGALVAIGIGKMSFGGLGNNIFNPALVGRVFLLISFPVQMTTWPKPEAFNSHYLDATTGATPLSMLKQGMPIENTTLDLLLGNVGGSLGEIGAIALLLGFAYMLWKKIITWHIPVSILATVAIFSLLIGIDPLTQLLTGGLLLGSIFMATDYVTSPMSHKGMIIYGVAIGLLTIIIRQWAAYPEGMSFAILIMNAFTPLINMYVKPKRFGEVVKHG, translated from the coding sequence ATGGATAAAAAATTTATAATATCACCTTCACCGCATATTCATAGCGGAAATTCTGTAGAAGGATGTATGTACGGCGTTCTGATTGCTTTGATCCCGGCATTTCTTGTAGCACTCTATTTTTTCGGGTTAGGAGCATTGATCGTAACTGTTACATCGGTATTGGCATGTGTCTTATTCGAATACCTGATTCAAAAATACATTTTAAAAGGAAAAGTAACTATTTCTAACGGATCAGCAATTCTTACCGGGGTCTTATTAGCATTCAATGTCCCCTCAAACCTTCCGGTATGGATCATTATCATAGGAGCATTGGTCGCTATCGGGATCGGGAAAATGTCGTTCGGAGGATTGGGAAACAATATTTTCAATCCGGCATTAGTAGGGAGGGTATTTCTATTGATTTCTTTTCCCGTACAAATGACAACATGGCCAAAACCGGAAGCATTCAACTCACATTATCTGGATGCGACAACAGGTGCGACACCTCTTAGTATGTTAAAACAAGGTATGCCGATAGAAAACACAACTTTAGATTTATTACTCGGAAACGTCGGAGGTAGTCTCGGTGAAATCGGGGCAATCGCCCTACTTTTAGGTTTTGCCTATATGTTATGGAAAAAAATCATTACATGGCACATTCCGGTGTCAATATTGGCAACCGTCGCAATTTTCTCTCTTTTAATAGGCATAGATCCTCTGACCCAACTTCTTACCGGAGGGCTGTTGTTAGGATCGATATTCATGGCTACCGATTATGTTACATCACCGATGTCTCACAAAGGAATGATTATTTATGGCGTTGCCATCGGTCTCTTGACAATCATTATCCGCCAATGGGCTGCCTATCCTGAAGGAATGTCGTTCGCTATATTGATTATGAACGCTTTCACACCGTTAATTAATATGTATGTCAAACCTAAACGTTTCGGGGAGGTCGTAAAACATGGCTAA
- a CDS encoding RnfABCDGE type electron transport complex subunit G, with protein MAKTESTFLNMLVVLTVTTLIVGAALGYVYNITKKPIAEAEQKQQIEAIQMVAPEFDNSPIKDKYSLKIGADSLEVTVFPAKKGGQKVGAAVEAITKKGFGGEIKIMVGFNADGSIRNYRVLKHAETPGLGSKMDEWFRTDKNNQNILGKNPATDRLTVSKDGGSVDAITAATISSRAFLDAIQTAYNAYMNRTDAQSGASYKAHTK; from the coding sequence ATGGCTAAAACAGAATCTACATTTTTAAATATGCTTGTCGTCTTGACGGTCACCACTCTAATTGTCGGAGCAGCATTGGGATATGTGTACAACATCACCAAAAAACCTATTGCCGAAGCAGAACAGAAACAGCAAATAGAAGCCATACAAATGGTAGCTCCGGAATTTGACAATTCACCGATCAAGGATAAATATTCACTGAAAATCGGAGCAGACAGTTTGGAAGTTACCGTTTTCCCGGCAAAAAAAGGAGGACAAAAAGTCGGTGCGGCAGTAGAAGCAATCACAAAAAAGGGTTTTGGAGGAGAAATAAAAATCATGGTAGGATTTAATGCAGACGGTTCAATACGTAATTATAGAGTTTTGAAACATGCAGAGACTCCGGGATTAGGTTCTAAAATGGATGAGTGGTTTCGAACAGACAAAAACAATCAAAATATTTTAGGTAAGAACCCGGCAACCGACCGTCTGACAGTAAGTAAAGATGGCGGAAGTGTAGATGCCATCACTGCTGCAACTATTAGTTCAAGAGCATTTCTGGATGCCATACAAACAGCTTATAATGCTTATATGAATCGTACCGATGCTCAAAGCGGTGCATCATATAAAGCGCATACCAAATAA
- a CDS encoding RnfABCDGE type electron transport complex subunit E has product MNKMSIILNGVIKENPTFVLLLGMCPTLGTTSSAENGMGMGLATTFVLICSNVAISLVKNFIPDKIRIPAFIVIIAAFVTILEMCMKAYVPALYASLGLFIPLIVVNCIVLGRAESFAAKHNAFDSMLDGVGIGLGFTGALTLLGAVREFLGTGKIFSVTIFPEQYGALVFVLAPGAFIVLGYLILIVNKLKTK; this is encoded by the coding sequence ATGAATAAAATGAGTATCATACTAAACGGAGTTATTAAAGAGAATCCGACATTTGTCCTATTATTGGGGATGTGTCCTACTTTGGGAACGACCTCATCCGCAGAAAACGGAATGGGAATGGGACTGGCGACAACATTTGTTCTGATTTGTTCGAACGTAGCTATATCTTTAGTAAAAAACTTTATTCCCGATAAAATCCGTATTCCGGCATTTATTGTGATAATCGCAGCTTTCGTTACTATTTTAGAAATGTGCATGAAAGCTTATGTACCGGCACTATACGCAAGTCTCGGATTGTTTATTCCTCTAATTGTAGTAAACTGTATTGTCTTAGGTCGCGCCGAATCTTTTGCGGCAAAACACAACGCATTCGATTCGATGCTCGACGGTGTAGGTATCGGTTTGGGATTTACCGGAGCACTGACTCTTTTAGGTGCTGTACGGGAGTTTTTAGGTACAGGAAAAATATTCAGCGTTACAATCTTCCCCGAACAATACGGAGCTTTAGTCTTCGTTCTTGCTCCGGGAGCTTTCATCGTGCTGGGATATCTCATTCTCATTGTTAACAAACTTAAAACCAAATAA
- the rsxA gene encoding electron transport complex subunit RsxA, whose translation MTYISIFITAIFVNNIVLAQFLGICPFLGVSKKVSTAIGMGAAVTFVMTIATIVTYLLQKYLLDAAGLQFMQTIIFILVIAALVQMVEIILKKVSPPLYQALGVFLPLITTNCAILGVAILVIQKDYNLMESVVFAISTAIGFTLAMVLFAGIREQLSTTKVPKAMQGIPIALVVAGLLAMAFMGFSGIKIG comes from the coding sequence ATTACCTATATATCTATATTCATTACCGCCATATTCGTCAATAATATCGTATTGGCTCAATTTTTAGGGATATGCCCTTTTTTGGGGGTTTCTAAAAAGGTCAGTACTGCAATCGGAATGGGGGCTGCCGTAACATTTGTAATGACAATTGCAACAATCGTCACATACTTGTTGCAAAAATATCTGCTGGATGCTGCCGGACTGCAATTTATGCAAACCATAATTTTTATTTTAGTAATAGCGGCATTGGTACAAATGGTAGAAATCATTCTGAAAAAAGTATCACCTCCACTCTATCAGGCATTAGGAGTCTTTCTTCCTTTGATTACTACCAACTGTGCTATTCTGGGAGTTGCTATTTTGGTAATACAAAAAGATTATAATCTGATGGAATCTGTCGTATTTGCCATTTCGACAGCTATCGGCTTTACATTAGCAATGGTTTTATTCGCCGGCATTCGGGAACAATTGAGTACGACTAAAGTTCCTAAAGCCATGCAAGGAATTCCTATCGCTTTAGTAGTCGCAGGACTTTTAGCTATGGCTTTCATGGGATTTTCGGGTATAAAAATCGGATAA
- a CDS encoding cytochrome d ubiquinol oxidase subunit II: MELNEFFYQHYWWFIISLLGALLVFLLFVQGGQTLLTTIAKKPIEKTMLVNSLGRKWEFTFTTLVVFGGAFFASFPLFYSTSFGGAYWLWMAILFSFIIQAVSYEYRSRKGNLLGTKVYDIFLLINGVVGIILLGVAVGTFFSGADFKVDKENLMDIYQPVISTWVNPYHGLEAIADWRNLLLGVTVFFLARVQASLYFMNNIADETIFNRARRQVLINAVPFVVLFLIFVGATLTADGYELNPVNGEVFVRKYKYFFNLIEMPWVAVMFLIGVVSVLYAIIRAAFSKTWICGIWYSGIGTVLVVLSLFFLAGYNNTPYYSSAVDLQSSLTIYNSSSSLFTLEVMTVVSFLVPFVLAYIVYAWRAMDKKPITEQEMESGEHTY, translated from the coding sequence ATGGAACTGAATGAATTTTTTTACCAGCATTATTGGTGGTTTATTATTTCGCTGTTAGGGGCGTTGTTGGTGTTCTTACTTTTTGTGCAGGGTGGGCAGACTTTACTGACGACTATTGCCAAGAAGCCGATAGAGAAAACTATGCTCGTTAATTCTTTAGGTAGGAAATGGGAGTTTACGTTTACGACTTTGGTGGTGTTCGGAGGGGCTTTTTTTGCATCATTCCCATTATTTTATTCTACGAGTTTCGGAGGAGCATATTGGTTATGGATGGCTATTCTTTTTAGTTTTATCATACAAGCTGTTTCTTACGAATATCGTTCTCGTAAAGGGAATCTTTTGGGAACGAAAGTGTATGATATATTTTTATTGATTAACGGTGTTGTCGGAATCATTTTATTAGGAGTTGCTGTCGGTACTTTTTTCAGCGGAGCTGATTTCAAAGTTGATAAAGAAAATCTAATGGATATATATCAGCCTGTAATTTCTACGTGGGTAAATCCGTATCATGGATTAGAAGCGATAGCCGATTGGCGTAATCTTTTGTTAGGAGTGACTGTTTTCTTTTTGGCAAGAGTTCAGGCCTCGCTTTATTTTATGAATAATATTGCGGACGAAACGATCTTTAATCGTGCCCGTCGGCAAGTATTGATTAATGCAGTTCCTTTTGTCGTGTTGTTCCTTATATTTGTCGGTGCAACGCTTACAGCCGACGGTTATGAACTGAATCCTGTAAATGGAGAAGTGTTTGTGAGAAAATATAAATATTTCTTTAATTTGATAGAGATGCCTTGGGTTGCGGTTATGTTTCTGATTGGTGTCGTGTCGGTATTGTATGCAATTATACGAGCAGCATTTTCCAAGACATGGATTTGCGGTATTTGGTATAGCGGTATTGGGACAGTGTTAGTCGTTTTGAGCCTATTCTTCTTGGCAGGTTATAATAATACTCCGTATTATTCTTCTGCTGTTGATTTGCAAAGTTCTCTGACGATTTATAACAGTTCATCGAGTCTCTTTACCTTAGAAGTAATGACTGTCGTCTCTTTCTTAGTTCCTTTTGTTTTAGCTTATATTGTCTATGCGTGGAGAGCTATGGACAAAAAGCCTATTACCGAACAGGAGATGGAAAGTGGGGAACATACCTATTAG
- a CDS encoding DUF4492 domain-containing protein, giving the protein MTLINNKNVFVRIFRFYVDGFRNMTLGKTLWTIILIKLFIMFFVLKLFFFPNILNANFNTDEERAEHVGMELTFPVPESR; this is encoded by the coding sequence ATGACCTTGATAAATAATAAAAATGTATTTGTTCGTATATTTCGATTTTATGTAGACGGATTCAGAAATATGACTTTGGGCAAGACCTTATGGACGATTATTCTGATTAAATTATTTATTATGTTTTTCGTACTGAAACTATTTTTTTTCCCTAATATTTTAAATGCAAATTTCAATACTGATGAGGAGCGGGCCGAGCATGTAGGTATGGAACTTACGTTTCCTGTTCCTGAAAGTAGATAA
- a CDS encoding ferritin-like domain-containing protein, producing the protein MGKKGVEILTLDVKSLIDVLNQALAEEWLAYYQYWVGARVMKGPMHDDIEKELLKHADEELDHAKLLIDRIIQLDGTPVLSPEEWFKLAHCKYLPPVDPNIEAILKQNLGSERCAIQRYEDIANFTNGKDFTTFNIATHILAEELEHEEDIESWLEDMRIFRQEVCKA; encoded by the coding sequence ATGGGAAAAAAAGGAGTTGAAATTCTTACATTGGATGTAAAGAGTTTGATCGATGTTCTGAATCAGGCATTGGCAGAAGAATGGTTGGCATATTATCAATATTGGGTAGGAGCACGTGTAATGAAAGGTCCGATGCATGATGACATTGAAAAAGAATTATTGAAACATGCAGATGAAGAACTTGATCATGCAAAACTGTTAATTGACAGAATTATTCAGTTGGATGGTACTCCGGTTCTGTCGCCTGAAGAATGGTTTAAATTAGCTCATTGTAAATATCTTCCTCCGGTAGATCCTAATATTGAGGCTATATTGAAACAAAATCTCGGATCAGAAAGATGTGCTATTCAGAGATACGAAGATATCGCTAATTTCACTAATGGAAAAGATTTTACGACTTTCAATATCGCTACTCATATTCTTGCAGAAGAATTGGAGCATGAAGAAGATATTGAGTCATGGTTGGAAGATATGCGTATTTTCCGCCAAGAAGTTTGCAAAGCTTAA